Sequence from the Zeugodacus cucurbitae isolate PBARC_wt_2022May chromosome 2, idZeuCucr1.2, whole genome shotgun sequence genome:
catgaagaactcatggactaagggtaatttttcaccgaaaataacggtaaatccctcagatattttaatttaattcaaaggaaattttgtcttctaatagtgtgtctctattcaaaaaattattaaaatcgatcataacttccactagctcCCATTTAGGTCccaggtttttcaaaaacacaGAGGGTTATATTCCGCatttatcggttaatatgtgaaatatctgagcCAAATTAGGTGAGCttatcttggatataatgtatgttggtggtccAAGTGAGTGAAAtctgttcaggaattacctcagcccgtaaatgaagatttttgttattctattggactttatgctgaatatatgggtcaaattgtatgttatcttaataacagTTGCACcctaacttagcctttccttaattgttttatttcatttcttgaAAAACCATTGTAAGATTGTACATTAATATATCATATAGTTGAGGGATCGAAGGAATCTGTTGTGGTGGTAGTAGCAGTatatttttggtcaaatttttacCCATATGACTGTTTTAGCTAGAGCGGAGGAATAAAAAGAAATCCCACATTCTATTGAAcccatataatttatttgggAATGCCCATCATTTAAGCATTTCTCAAACGTTATTTTCTTTCGGTGACCTTATTATTACAATGACTAAAAATAATCCCAATCCAATACCGTTATGTGGATCCCTTAACTGTAGGTCTTGTTTTTAGTTCGGATGTTTGCGACAAGGGATTTGAGGAAATTGTCTTTGCGGCGGAGCTGGTTTCCCATAACTCCAATAAGCTCTCGAGATATTATGTTGAGTTTAGTTAACTGAGCCGAGTCGAGGTGAACATGTATGATGAAGAATCTGACAAGGACTTAAAGTTCTCTCCGGTGCCATGTTGGTTCGCCTATGTGATCGTTTTGGAGATATACAATAAGATCTGAGCGGTTATGCTGTTGTAAACTGAGCTAATGCTGTGCATCATACGTAATCCATGGACTTAAATATAGGAGATTGGATGGTGATCATGTGAAATACTGAAGCAGTGACCGATAAATGTAAGTGTATTCCAGTATTTCAGGTAAAGCTCTTTTAAAAATGTCAACTCTAGTCACTGCTGTCGACCGAACCAACACAATAAACTCATCTCTATGAAATCACTTTGGATTTAGAATTATGGCATACATTTTCATaacattgcatttattttcatttctttcaaaataattgaaaaaattacaattaagttgtgtgaaaatttatattttaaataaggaTTTTTTCGATtcatcaaatatattgtatccttttttagaaaatttgtcGAAAGTTATCGGGTATTACTTTCGAAAACCACATTCgttgcaacaaatacaaaaataagaaaaattaagagCCAGCGTTTTACACATATTGCAAAATCGCAGAGGATTATAAAGAAATTTccacataaaaaacaaataaaccaaaaacaacagtgCACATATCGTTCGAACGTTCGATCAAGTTTTCCAACCCAGTAAACACCTATATTAAATGACCGAAATTGCAGTGTGAGACCCAAATAACGCTCGCCAAGACAAACGACGGGTATCACACACCAAAATGGTTACCGGTTACATATTCGATATAATCGTAGTGCGTATTGATACGCCTATGCAAAAGTATGAGGATCCAAATCTCTTCACTGTCGATGTGAATTACAACAACGTCTCGCTCAGTATCACCGCCAGTCGCATCAATGTGGCCGAGTTTCGTTCGGGTCGCAGTTATGAATTCGAATCCTCACCGGATGAGCTGCGCGCCGACATGGAGGCGAGACCACTCAAACTAACCGTTAAACATGATAATGTCGTTGTAGGCAAGTGAATTGGCGGTGTGATGCgcatttttcgtttattttattatttgtatttatacctACAGGGTCCGGTGCCATGATTTGGCCGGAGTCCGTGCTTAATAAAGTGACCGATTCAGCCAACGAAATCACACATGTCGATGAGTGTGAGCTCATGTTTGATGAGGATAAAGTCGGCACCGTTGAAGTGATCGTGCGCTTGCAATGCAAGTGCCAAGAAAATTGGTAAGTCTTGACTGGCATTTATTTCATCCGTAATATAGAATTGGTTTTGTCTTCCAACGTTCAAATCGTAGTGATGACTTTCTGGCTGATCGCGATGATATACGACAACATCTGGACAAGGTAATCAATCCGCATGATATACTCTTTGTGGTCGGTGAAACCAACAAAGAAGACGATTGCACTGGTCTATTGCCCGATACGAATCATACTTGTGATGACGATCGTTATACGACAGCGCTCGACTTGTCACGCTATCGTGCGATCAACGGACGACTCGTGCCAACGCCCGATGTGCTGAATACCTGTGGTAATACCGAGTGCTGTGAGTTGAAGGTTTGTGCCTTAAAATAATCGACATTAGGGTGTGTATAATATTGAGCGCTTGTGTTCCCGCACAGAAAATGTCCAACACCTATCAAAAACTGATCGATTCCATAGCGGCTGCGAACGATAAGCGCTCTTGTCGTGCCAGCACTCATGTACGTGATTGTCCGCACGAGAATAAATATTCCTCGAGCAGTACCAGAGATAGTTCAGGTAAACGAGTAATTATGGTTGGATTGGTTAGAAAGAATGCTAATTTTTTGGTCTACAGACTGCAGATTTCCTTGTTCTTGTTTCGCCAATCAACACTCGGAGAATGGCGCGTTCGCGGGTGAAAAGCTGATTAATATTTGTCCACAAGCACAGCCGAATACTAATCAAACGGTTATGCACACACCGAGGTATGGAAGATGATTATGTCTAGTACTATTTCTACACTTCATCTATTTTTTTTAGGCACTGTCCAGTCTGTAAAGAGAATATCTCTTGGCTGCCGAAACTTGCTTGCTGTCCGAAATGTGGTTACAAGCCCGTACCGTATGTGGAAGAGAAGCCTTACAATGAGAAAATGACGGCCGATCAAATACTACAAGAGTACCTGGACAAACAATCAAGTGGTACCGATCAGAAATTAAGCGACTGCTGTCGTCATGACGCCGGTGAAATGCCCTCAACTACGGATAAGAAGGAATGTCGCTGCACTTGTAAAAATGGCAAGATATGCGCGCATTGCCGCATACGTAAGCTGTGTGAAGACATCTTCCAGCCACCACGTCCGCCAGAAGAACCGGAAGAGGATTGTGGCAAGTGTGAATCGGATGAAATGTTCAATGTATGCAAGACCAGCAGTAAAGACTGTCGTCCTTATCTGGCACGCGTATTCTCGGAATTACGAGACTTATACGATATAAAGAAGGCACAGTATAAACCCTTTAAGCAAGATGAACGTTGTGAAAAAGAGTTACAAGGCGGTGTACAAAAGAAGCGTGCGCCACAAGAGGCTACTGATAAAGCAGAGAAACCGAAGAAAAGTCCACCGGAAGAGGAGCAACCGTCCAGACGAAAGAAAAAAACTCGAACGAGGGCTAAGCAGAATGAAACCGAGCAAACTAAGAAAGATAAAAAGGCGTAAGTTCAGTTATACAGTTATACAGTGATCGGAAGAAACCACAAATGGCATTTGTTTTTACAGCTACACATATGGTGGTGATCGGTCTTTCCCTTTTAAGGACGTTCGTCACCAGAAATGCGTCAATGGCTTCAACATTGGCAAAAAGAATGTACCACGTAATATGGGTTGGTTGTGGAATTTAGATACGAATGGCAAAAGACGCGGCTGGAAACCAGGCGCCATACGTAAACCCATTAAAGAGATTATGCGGTTCTTCCTGAAAGACTACCCAGCCGATACGATACGTGTTTCCCAGTATGCATATCGTGATCAAGGCAAAGGTGATGGTAAAGAGTGTGAGGAGGAGATGGTGCAAAGACCcacattacatatatgtaaaaagaATGATGAGTACTTCATAACGCTACGTCCGCTGAAGGATGCCGAAGCATTGAAGGAGTGCGCCGATCCGTATCTCAACATGAAACcgatacaatttaaaataaccaaaaatccTTTAATGGTGGAAATGAGTAAGTTGAAGCGTTGCCTCAAACAAATGGGCTTCGCCAAGTGTACTTGCCACAAACCAGTGATTGAGTGCTTCTGTCGCAGTTTCTTGGACAAGAAACGTTTGGAGTATCAGGTCAGTAAGGAATGTCGCAAGCGACAAATACCCTGCTGCAATAGCACGCTGGTACTGTCCGACACCACAGACTCAGATGTGGAGTTTGATTTCGGCGTGACACCACCAGCTGGTGTTATTAAACCAGAGCGCCTCAAGAAACCCAACTTAGTCAACCATGGCACACAGTATGTGGAGAATGACTGGAATATACAACCGAAGTATCCATTCCCGCCCAACCGATTCATGAAGTCATATAATTGTGCAACCGGTGCACACTACGATTTCAGCGGTGGTGGTTATGGTGGCGGTTTTGGTGGTCCAGGCGGAGGTTGGGGCCCTGGTGGTGGCTGGGGTCCGGGTGGTGGTAGAGGTGGTTGGGGTCCTGGTGGCGGCAGAGGTGGTTGGGGACCAGGTGGTGGTCGTGGTGGCTGGGGTCCGGGTGGTGGTAGAGGCGGCTTTGGACCTGGCGGCGGTAGAGGTGGTGGCCCCGGTGGTTGGGGTCCAGGCGGTCGAGGTGGACGCGGTGGTGGCAGAGGTGGTTGGGGTGGACCAGGCGGCCCAGGTGGTGGACCCGGTGGCGGACCTGGCGGTCCGGGTGCAATCGGTCCAGATGGCAAGCCAATACCAGGCGGTGGTGTTGATATGATGAAGtatttgaagaacaacaaaggtGGTGCTGGTGGTGGCCCTGGCGGATCTGCATATCAAGCGTAAGTGGCATGAAACAAATGTTACCCTAGCGCAATGTACATTATCATCTATTAAAAAGACTCGaagaaaatgcaataataataaatctccGTACAGTTTTCGAATAGTAATTGAAGCAGATACACTTTGCGTATCATGTATTGAGTTAATTCAAACGTGCCCGGACTTATTGGacattataaatttaatgtgttGGCGCAATATAGTTAGCCAcagtttttttcatattcatattccaaatttttgtacGAAATTATTAGTTACTCATTTTAGATGAATGTTTGAATAAACAACTTTATGCCTAGGCAAATCGAAATGCGTTTGTCTTGTATCGAAGGTGATTGGGCTTCCACTATTCGAGAACTGGACACGGAACGTAAATCAACACACGACGGattgtcaaaaaatatacataaactaTGTGTGTCTTCTTTTTCTCCTTTCAACTCCCTATATAGGCGCTTGCGGCGTGAACGTTTAACCGAAGTTCCACCACCTTTGCTCTGTATGATTGATCGTCGTAGAAAACCGGATCCCTGCTATTATCCTTGCTATTCACCATGCTATCCTTCATGCTATTCTCCGTGTTATCCGTGTGGCGATTGTTGTTATCCGTGTCCAGAACGAATATGTTGATTGTTTTGcttataaaattagaaaagtgaaaaaaaaaatttaaactcggACTTTCATTTTTGATTTACAAAATGGTTCTCTTGGTGTGGGATTCTCTCTTATGAAGGCTTTCACgcggtttttttgttgttgtaaatatcaCTTTCGGCCAAACTTGTTTTAAGAGTTATGAAATGTGGAAAAAAGTTTATATTGCCAAATAgcttaaaaagcttttaaaattaacttccaACACTTAACAATCACTTAATAATGCAGTGCCTATGCGAAACATAATTCaccaaatatttgataaatatcacTTTAAATACGCTTTCATGCAAATTTTCGCACTATTCCTAAGTTACCTTAACGCTCCGGTAAACAAAACTTTTGAAGAATTCGCAATAGCTtttaatacatacacacttaccTTTCTGCGCAATACATTACTTAACatggtttttcaataaaatttacacttAAGTTTCATCATGAGTGCAATGAACATTTACAGTTGTTGAGTTAAAATAATCTTAGCGATTTAATCTTAATCTAAGTAAGTAAGGTGGTACTTGGTTTCAGATGTTAgtgactttttaatttattaaattttatgttgaaTGAGTAATAATTGAGGACTTAACCGAATGGCGATCCGGTGATCGCATTGGATCAATATGAATGTGGTACTTTGTGAAACGAAGTGTCTTGAGACCGTCAGAAATCTAGTTTAAAGTGATGGATTTTCATCTGGCAGCTAAATAAGTGAGAGCTACGTAGTTTTTTCCAGCATTTTTTAGACTTATCGTCCGAATGTCAATCGGAGAGTGATCTTGGCTAATCGCtacacttaaaaaaattgacttaATCTTTGTAACCTTATGTTTTGTTATATCAAATATCACTTGGTTACAGTGAACTTATTTACAATTGCGATTCAACCTTTGTTATAGGTTAGTTATAACTTCcttttcattatttctttaTGGATCCCAATATCGTCTCTGAAAAGCGTATAGATTTTTCTAGAActcttatattattttttaaaattatgaatagGAAATTTGATGTTACTCTTTTGGAGAGCCTGTTATTTCAAATCCCTCCGTGTCCATAAAAACATACATTCCAAAtaatgatatttaaaatatgtaggaTAATACAACTGTAGTTTTCTCGAAGTAGATAATACCTCGGACCATGCTACACTTAGCACTCATACAAATTTCGCAAAAGCATAGGTCCGTGTTAAAATTGATTGTGCAAACACAtgtttaagttaattttagttttttgcaaatattcgcGCGAAGTGAGTGTGTCACACAAAAGGCGGCATAAACGTTTGCACACTTGTCTAATAATCTCACACTTAATCACTTTAATGCATAGTTTTATCCAAGAAATCGGCAGAGCGGAACCTTTTGCGAATTTATTCAAGAGAAAAGATAGATTGTTTGTAGCAAATCAACAAAGTACATTAACttatcacatatgtatatacctatatatagtatgtatattgaTTGCATGGTATATAGTAGAACGGTCTCAAAACATGATTTCTTAAAGAACTATCTATTAGGTCCACAACAttgcttccgtcgttttccaatagatgtctctagggtcaagcactggtccattaaatcgattaaatcgttttatatcgatcttggacatttgtgtcaacatgaacccaacaaaatatttgtagagatctgtttacatcccaaacttattctcaacgaaaatatcactttttgtGCCGAATTATCAAGATTtgtgggaaattttgcttttcttttttaattccaagaaaagtgcgcctgaggctcatcgacatttgtcaccgtttttatacaaaacaagaaaaaacgttaacttcgactgtaccgaagctaatatagccttcacaggtgcatttcttttagtaactatgtgtttaagcaaatctaaagacgtaagaaaaagtaagtaaaaaaaagaaaacattttactaattctttttagccggattgtttgctagaaacattaaggttatatagttaaccgatctgaacaatttcttcggagattatattattaccttaagcagtaatccatgtcaaatttcgtgaagataatcaaatgcgaaaatttgccatacaagccattgattccgatcgttcggtttgtatgacagctatatgctatagtgaaccgatctgaacaattttttcggagattaaattatttcgatgaacaataactcacaccaaatttcgtgaagatatgtagtaaaatgcggaagttttccatacaagcccttgattccgatcgttcagtttgtatggcagctatatgatatagtggtccgatatcggtccgatatcgacaaatgagcagcttcttgaagagaaaataacatctgcaaaatttcgaaacgaaacgaaacgaattTCAACCACAATAGTGGGTCCATGTAATTTGGACCCTTGTGTATGTACCACCTAATCAAATTTCTATAGAATATGGCGGAAAGGTCCTTATGAATCAGGAATCTTGGAATCTCAAGAGGTTAATATTGCTTTATCTATTATTATTCTATAGGTAAAATTTGGTTCAACGTGCCATAGGACGATTGGGCTTACGAATTAAATATGTACGCTGAATGACTCAAACCCGTTTAGTGTTGTACGAACTGCACAGGTTGTTATACCTATTGGTGGTGTGTTTGATAAGGATTCATTATAAATATGAGTAATTTACATAAACCGGGTTCCATTTCCGTGAATTGGATGACTAAagaattgttattgctattattattatactctcgcaacaaatgttgctaaagagagaattatagttttgttttcttACTAATTTGTTGTTACAGCAAACCCTCAATTAACCCTCAAAAATTCCGTCGAGCCTaaatttactgaaaataaagttatttagTCTCGGTACATTAAAATCTCGATAAATGCAGAgcattattataaaaacaagttTAAAATTCCAGAATTTACCCAAAATGCCGTTAAGCGCCACCAACACTGTGTTGCCTCCTCAAGCTTGGCTTCATTGTGCTCGTGTAGCGTGAAAACTGCTGACTTTGTCACCATTTGTCACCTTTTTCCAACACAGTCGAGTATTATCGTCTccacattattattgttgtggcAATTGCCATCGTTTAATCATCATTGTTTATTTCTGTTGTTGGTTCATATAAACAATGTGGCGTTGCATGCGAACGCCTTCAGATCGCAGCCAACCGTTTTCGAGACAACAACGCGAGCAGCATGTGTACGAACACCGACAAGAGACTATGGTGGAGGTGCCACCATACATCCAATGCagttttgctgttattgttgttgcttttgaagCCCACTTTTATACAAACAATGCGTGAAACCGTCGATGAgcataattttgattatttaaagtTTAACCGCAACCAGAACCAGAACTATGCAAATTCATCGAATCTTCCGGATAGTCAAGTGAAGTCCAGCGAAGGCAGTGGTGTGGTACATTACTTTCGATTTCACGATTTCGAACCGCGTGCATTGAGCACCTACACTTGGACGGCAGCAACAAAGAGTCCCATGGTAGAGGCGGAAAGGAAATCTATAAACAGCGAAGAAAGTGCGCTCAGTGTGATCAGCTCAAAGCTATCGGAAAAACGTAAGCCTCGTGGTATACACTTTGAGGCTGACGGCAAAGATCTTTCCATCAATCTGGAGTTCATTATACCGTTCTTGCGTGTGCCCATTGCGCGTAGTGTTGAAATTACACAATCGGCCTTTCGTAAATTGGCCGATTTGAATTCGGATACATTGCTGATCAGCAGTGGTGTCGCAATTGTGGGCGCGATTATTGCAGCTGTTGTAAAAAGTGTTGTCACACCCACGCTCTTTggttatgcttataagaaagcGTCGCGAGCTGCAGACACTATGGATGGTTTCAATTTCGGTAGTTATGCGCCGGCGACTGATAAAGCTGACTTAGTGACGAATTCTAGTAAGTTACCTTCTACTTTTTTAGTTTCCCCTAATCACATCTTGGATATATATTTCCATTAATTCCAGTTATCAAAGGTCAAGATGTGCTCAACCTGGTAGAAGACAATCTTCACGCTAACCACATAAATGTAAGCGTTTGCGCACAGCGCGCGATCTGCAATTATGTCCAGCAAGCCACATCGGGCGTACGCACCGGTCTCGGTTCACCAACTGATCGCATAGTCGATGGACTTATCAGGTTTGTCCTATAACAAAAAGCTGAAAATCAAATATGTTTAATTATATTGTtactcttcttgttgttgttgtttagtttgGATCTGCTGAAGCACTACTTGAACGGCACTGCTTTGAAGCATGCTATAGACATGGGTCGTTCCAGGGATGCCACGGGCTGTGAGCTCATTTATCGCGAATGTGAATGgccgaaaatgcaaaataaagctTGGGAAATAGCAAAGAAGTTGTTAATTGGATATCTTGGCAGACAACAACTGTAATGATTCGAGTGATGCCACGTTCGTAGTTTCCGTGTTACAGTATTGTTCTTGATGATAAGCTGCAGAGTTGacgtaatatttgttttataaacttAATATAGCATaaggattttatattttttctacgaGCTTAagtgccaaaaatatatatttatttctctttttacttaaattattttataaaacaagtgTATTTTTCTAACGGAGTTCCGAGTAGTTCATAATACATTCGTGCATTGGATGATCCTTAAGAATGACATAACCTTAAACCATGGTAAGCCTTGCAGAGGAATTGAGTTGGTTGTAATAGTTCCAATAAGCAACTATATTGTTCATAGGTCAATTAAATGGAAGTTTTAGGAACTTTCCAAAATGAAAAGGAGTCGATTGTAAATtgatattgaattttaaaattttcgtaatTTACCGTTACTCAAAAACTTTTGAGTTAAGGGGAccccattctcgatttcaaattttgacgattttcaaagggctggtaaatgaacataaattattttttagggttgtaactttgcatacatttatttgaagacttaaaaatgaagaaaaaaaatttcataattttttgttgttgtttttgtgaccAGACAAAAGCATGAaatttccgctcactggaacatctgaaaccaaaaattccaacgggattagaaagagtacatgtttggctctggtatgaactaggattattaatttcgcacaaaaattaacaaaatgccggaccattgaacattttttttgaaaatcccctTTTACAGCCACAAGTTGAAATGTAAAGAAGATCTTTATCCTAGTTAGCTACATACATGTATAgaatatcgtattaaaatttggaaccgattgaATTTATAGGTTTTGAGTATCCTCATGCGtcagtcgtaaaaacactgtttcgagaaaaactcgtttaaagttttgaggcgctctcacggTCGCCATAATgggctatatcttcaagagtttttgaaattttcacttgaaaatttaaaggaacattcttgaatagttataggttcgaattaaatttaaaaaaaaaaatagatcttttgaaaccgagaatggggggggggggggtaccTTAAATAAGGTTAAGAACGATGAACTGGTTTCAAAGAAATGTATTCAAGGCGTATTCCAAAAGCATCGTACAGCGATTTTGAAATTGAGTTCTTCTAATATCGAAGTCATAACTTTATTCATTTGTCTCGTTCCAAGTTTTAACCTTGTTGAGATCACCATTAACTTGATATATTAAGCTCAACCAACTGTTATTCTGTTCAAAAGTAAGTTTTTTGGGCAAAAACTTTGCTGAAACATACCTCTTTCGCAATCCAACCCATCCACAATTTTTATTGGTTATCTGAGATTAAATACAATTTCTCTTTTCGACGAttctttatctttttatatttctactATGTAACTAATGGAACCCTCCACATGAAACTAATAGATTCCAATTTACTAATAGATTCcatattatttaattcattGCCGAGCTTTTAAAGTTTGTTTTCGAAAGTCATACGGTGTCTACTTATTTAAGTGACTGTCTGTaggaacatacatatacaaccaAAAAATGCTGTTTCATCCCTACTTAGAATTGACCTTCATGGTGATAGCATCAAACCTACCACAAATGTTATAAGACTCTATGCAAATTACTTTCATTCATATGTAAGTATTAATGTGTGAACCAGGGTTACATATCTAGATCAAAAGTTGAATCACACTACAAAATCATGACACattt
This genomic interval carries:
- the LOC105209480 gene encoding uncharacterized protein LOC105209480 translates to MVTGYIFDIIVVRIDTPMQKYEDPNLFTVDVNYNNVSLSITASRINVAEFRSGRSYEFESSPDELRADMEARPLKLTVKHDNVVVGSGAMIWPESVLNKVTDSANEITHVDECELMFDEDKVGTVEVIVRLQCKCQENCDDFLADRDDIRQHLDKVINPHDILFVVGETNKEDDCTGLLPDTNHTCDDDRYTTALDLSRYRAINGRLVPTPDVLNTCGNTECCELKKMSNTYQKLIDSIAAANDKRSCRASTHVRDCPHENKYSSSSTRDSSDCRFPCSCFANQHSENGAFAGEKLINICPQAQPNTNQTVMHTPRHCPVCKENISWLPKLACCPKCGYKPVPYVEEKPYNEKMTADQILQEYLDKQSSGTDQKLSDCCRHDAGEMPSTTDKKECRCTCKNGKICAHCRIRKLCEDIFQPPRPPEEPEEDCGKCESDEMFNVCKTSSKDCRPYLARVFSELRDLYDIKKAQYKPFKQDERCEKELQGGVQKKRAPQEATDKAEKPKKSPPEEEQPSRRKKKTRTRAKQNETEQTKKDKKAYTYGGDRSFPFKDVRHQKCVNGFNIGKKNVPRNMGWLWNLDTNGKRRGWKPGAIRKPIKEIMRFFLKDYPADTIRVSQYAYRDQGKGDGKECEEEMVQRPTLHICKKNDEYFITLRPLKDAEALKECADPYLNMKPIQFKITKNPLMVEMSKLKRCLKQMGFAKCTCHKPVIECFCRSFLDKKRLEYQVSKECRKRQIPCCNSTLVLSDTTDSDVEFDFGVTPPAGVIKPERLKKPNLVNHGTQYVENDWNIQPKYPFPPNRFMKSYNCATGAHYDFSGGGYGGGFGGPGGGWGPGGGWGPGGGRGGWGPGGGRGGWGPGGGRGGWGPGGGRGGFGPGGGRGGGPGGWGPGGRGGRGGGRGGWGGPGGPGGGPGGGPGGPGAIGPDGKPIPGGGVDMMKYLKNNKGGAGGGPGGSAYQARLRRERLTEVPPPLLCMIDRRRKPDPCYYPCYSPCYPSCYSPCYPCGDCCYPCPERIC
- the LOC105209560 gene encoding uncharacterized protein LOC105209560 isoform X2, coding for MCTNTDKRLWWRCHHTSNAVLLLLLLLLKPTFIQTMRETVDEHNFDYLKFNRNQNQNYANSSNLPDSQVKSSEGSGVVHYFRFHDFEPRALSTYTWTAATKSPMVEAERKSINSEESALSVISSKLSEKRKPRGIHFEADGKDLSINLEFIIPFLRVPIARSVEITQSAFRKLADLNSDTLLISSGVAIVGAIIAAVVKSVVTPTLFGYAYKKASRAADTMDGFNFGSYAPATDKADLVTNSSQDVLNLVEDNLHANHINVSVCAQRAICNYVQQATSGVRTGLGSPTDRIVDGLISLDLLKHYLNGTALKHAIDMGRSRDATGCELIYRECEWPKMQNKAWEIAKKLLIGYLGRQQL
- the LOC105209560 gene encoding uncharacterized protein LOC105209560 isoform X1 yields the protein MCTNTDKRLWWRCHHTSNAVLLLLLLLLKPTFIQTMRETVDEHNFDYLKFNRNQNQNYANSSNLPDSQVKSSEGSGVVHYFRFHDFEPRALSTYTWTAATKSPMVEAERKSINSEESALSVISSKLSEKRKPRGIHFEADGKDLSINLEFIIPFLRVPIARSVEITQSAFRKLADLNSDTLLISSGVAIVGAIIAAVVKSVVTPTLFGYAYKKASRAADTMDGFNFGSYAPATDKADLVTNSIIKGQDVLNLVEDNLHANHINVSVCAQRAICNYVQQATSGVRTGLGSPTDRIVDGLISLDLLKHYLNGTALKHAIDMGRSRDATGCELIYRECEWPKMQNKAWEIAKKLLIGYLGRQQL